One Candidatus Ornithobacterium hominis genomic region harbors:
- a CDS encoding 2-oxoglutarate dehydrogenase E1 component, with product MDRFSFLNAVHAEFVESQYEKYKKYPDSIEPSWKAFFQGYDFGQSGYAKENTAEIDSLSDLPEKLQKEFKVIDLINGYRTRGHLFTKTNPVRERREYRPTLALENFGLTENDLETEFKAGEILGFKNSLTLKEIVQHLENMYCRSIGIEYMYIRKPEVVDWIQKWLNKNLNTPQLTPEEKRQVFHKLNEATAFEDFLHKKFVGQKRFSAEGVETIIPALDEIITRGAEGGVKEFIVGMAHRGRLNVLANIFKKSYSQIFSEFEKKDFDDDYFDGDVKYHLGSTTLTKTSKGKEVKINIAPNPSHLETVDAVVEGITRAKIDLEYQKDASKAMPILIHGDAAIAAQGIVYEVIQMEALDGYTTGGTIHIVTNNQIGFTTNYLDGRSSIYCTDIAKVTLSPVIHVNADDVEAVIHAIRFAVDYRLAFNKDVFIDLLGYRKYGHNEGDEPRFTQPKLYKAIDKHDTAREIYNQKLKGEKIVDDQFLDEMENDFKNILENNLEDSKKIERNSLDPFMPEAWKDFEIKREEAILEDVDTRFPLDKLKEVAKTISTLPEGEDFIRKIERLHQQRHDMVFEENAIDWGMAELLAYGSLMTEDFNVRISGEDVERGTFSHRHAVIKTQDEKEFILLNNIPHRNGTLEIYNSLLSEYAVLGFDYGYAMAAPKTLTIWEAQFGDFSNGAQIIIDQYISAAEDKWKIQNGIVMLLPHGYEGQGAEHSSARVERYLQLCAMGNMIVANCTTPANFFHLLRRQMKVNFRKPLIVFTPKSLLRHPLVKSSLEDLADGKFQPLIDDNIEKEKVERLVFCSGKLYYDLLEHRKETKIENVALVRLEQLYPLDHKTINEVIKSYPNHKSLIWAQEEPENMGAWSHILRHLNQYSWKMISPRESASPASGSSKRWSINQANVINRVFDLNEQ from the coding sequence ATGGATAGATTTTCTTTCCTAAATGCAGTACATGCAGAATTTGTAGAGTCACAATACGAAAAGTATAAAAAATACCCAGATAGTATTGAACCTTCTTGGAAAGCTTTTTTCCAAGGATACGATTTCGGGCAATCAGGATATGCCAAAGAAAACACAGCTGAAATTGATTCCTTGAGTGATCTTCCTGAGAAGCTTCAAAAAGAATTTAAAGTCATTGACTTAATTAATGGTTACCGCACTAGAGGTCATTTATTTACAAAGACTAATCCTGTAAGAGAAAGAAGGGAGTACCGCCCGACTTTGGCCTTAGAGAATTTTGGCCTGACCGAAAATGATTTAGAAACGGAATTTAAAGCTGGTGAAATTTTAGGTTTTAAAAATTCCTTAACTTTAAAAGAAATCGTACAACACCTTGAGAATATGTATTGCCGCTCTATCGGGATAGAGTATATGTATATACGCAAGCCAGAGGTGGTAGATTGGATTCAAAAATGGCTCAACAAAAATTTAAATACTCCACAATTAACGCCCGAAGAAAAAAGGCAGGTTTTTCATAAATTGAATGAAGCAACAGCTTTTGAAGATTTTTTACATAAAAAATTTGTAGGGCAAAAAAGATTTTCTGCGGAAGGCGTAGAAACTATTATTCCAGCTTTGGATGAAATTATTACTCGTGGTGCAGAAGGTGGTGTGAAAGAGTTTATTGTAGGAATGGCTCATCGCGGACGATTGAATGTTTTGGCAAATATTTTTAAGAAATCTTACTCTCAAATTTTTAGTGAATTTGAAAAGAAGGATTTTGATGATGATTATTTTGATGGAGATGTGAAATACCATCTAGGTTCAACTACTCTCACAAAAACCAGCAAAGGGAAAGAGGTTAAAATCAATATAGCTCCAAACCCTTCTCATTTAGAAACTGTAGATGCTGTAGTAGAAGGGATTACCCGGGCAAAAATAGATTTAGAGTATCAAAAAGATGCGAGTAAAGCGATGCCCATCCTCATTCACGGAGATGCGGCTATTGCTGCTCAAGGAATTGTGTATGAGGTAATCCAAATGGAAGCCCTTGATGGCTATACCACTGGTGGAACGATTCATATCGTAACTAATAATCAAATTGGATTTACGACTAATTACTTGGATGGAAGATCAAGCATTTACTGTACAGATATAGCCAAAGTGACTTTGAGCCCTGTAATCCACGTGAATGCCGATGATGTAGAAGCGGTGATTCATGCCATTCGATTTGCGGTAGATTATCGTTTAGCATTTAATAAAGATGTATTTATTGATTTACTAGGCTATAGAAAATATGGGCACAACGAAGGTGATGAACCACGATTTACACAGCCAAAGTTGTATAAAGCTATAGATAAGCATGATACGGCAAGAGAAATTTACAATCAAAAGCTGAAGGGAGAAAAAATTGTCGACGATCAGTTTCTTGATGAAATGGAAAATGACTTTAAAAATATTCTTGAAAATAATTTAGAAGATTCTAAAAAGATTGAGAGAAATTCATTAGATCCCTTTATGCCAGAAGCATGGAAAGATTTTGAAATTAAAAGGGAAGAAGCCATTTTAGAAGATGTTGATACAAGATTTCCTCTCGATAAATTAAAAGAAGTAGCTAAAACTATAAGTACTTTGCCTGAAGGAGAAGATTTTATTCGTAAAATTGAAAGACTTCATCAGCAACGCCATGATATGGTTTTTGAAGAAAATGCTATTGATTGGGGGATGGCAGAATTGCTGGCTTATGGCAGTTTAATGACAGAAGATTTTAATGTAAGAATTTCGGGTGAAGACGTAGAGCGAGGAACATTCTCTCACCGCCATGCTGTCATTAAAACGCAAGATGAAAAAGAGTTTATTTTATTAAACAATATTCCTCATAGAAATGGAACATTAGAAATTTATAATTCACTTTTATCAGAATATGCAGTGTTAGGTTTTGACTATGGTTATGCGATGGCTGCTCCTAAAACCTTAACGATTTGGGAAGCACAATTTGGAGACTTCTCCAATGGGGCTCAAATTATCATAGATCAATATATCTCTGCGGCAGAAGATAAATGGAAAATCCAAAATGGAATTGTAATGCTGCTCCCCCACGGGTATGAAGGTCAAGGAGCAGAGCACTCAAGCGCACGTGTAGAGCGATATTTGCAGCTGTGTGCGATGGGCAATATGATTGTGGCAAATTGTACGACTCCAGCCAATTTTTTCCACTTATTGAGAAGGCAAATGAAGGTGAATTTCCGTAAACCATTAATTGTTTTTACACCCAAAAGCTTGCTGAGACACCCATTGGTGAAAAGTTCTCTAGAGGATTTAGCTGATGGGAAATTCCAGCCACTCATTGATGATAATATAGAGAAAGAGAAAGTAGAAAGATTAGTCTTCTGTAGTGGTAAGCTTTACTATGATTTATTAGAGCATAGAAAAGAAACAAAAATTGAAAATGTGGCATTAGTTCGGTTAGAGCAATTATATCCACTAGATCATAAGACAATAAATGAAGTGATAAAATCTTACCCGAACCATAAATCTTTGATTTGGGCGCAAGAAGAACCTGAGAACATGGGTGCGTGGTCTCATATTCTGAGACATCTAAACCAATACTCTTGGAAAATGATTTCACCAAGAGAGAGTGCTTCACCAGCATCTGGCTCTTCTAAAAGATGGAGTATTAATCAAGCAAATGTAATTAATCGAGTTTTTGACCTGAACGAACAATAA
- the odhB gene encoding 2-oxoglutarate dehydrogenase complex dihydrolipoyllysine-residue succinyltransferase translates to MSILEMKVPSPGESISEVEIAEWLVKDGDYVDKDQAIAEVDSDKATLELPAEESGIITLKAEEGDVVQVGQVVCLIDMGAEKPKAQEKKTTPKEVETETPKAKAHSNDTEKAIEKKKTYASGTASPAAKKILAEKEIDASQVKGTGKDGRITKEDAENYTPAMGSVPSYANRGTERKKLSSLRRRLAERLVSVKNETAMLTTFNEVDMTEIFELRKKYKEEFKEKHGVSLGFMSFFTKAVTRALQEYPEVNSMIDGDYKVLHDFMDISVAVSGPKGLMVPVVRNAEMLTFRGIEQNIRDLAIKVRDNKISIDEMTGGTFTITNGGVFGSMLSTPIINPPQSAILGMHNIVERPVVKNGGISIAPIMYVALSYDHRVIDGRESVGFLVAVKEAIENPAEILMGGNDDSSIRRALEL, encoded by the coding sequence ATGAGTATACTAGAAATGAAAGTCCCTTCACCGGGAGAATCTATATCAGAAGTGGAAATAGCCGAATGGCTAGTAAAAGATGGCGACTATGTAGATAAAGATCAAGCCATTGCAGAGGTGGATTCTGATAAAGCTACATTGGAATTGCCAGCTGAAGAAAGTGGCATTATCACCCTAAAAGCCGAAGAAGGCGATGTGGTACAAGTAGGGCAAGTTGTTTGCTTGATTGATATGGGAGCAGAGAAACCCAAAGCTCAAGAAAAGAAGACGACACCTAAAGAAGTGGAGACAGAAACACCTAAAGCTAAAGCTCATTCTAACGATACAGAAAAGGCAATAGAGAAAAAGAAAACATATGCCAGTGGTACAGCTTCCCCAGCAGCTAAAAAGATTTTAGCAGAAAAAGAAATTGATGCATCACAGGTAAAAGGCACGGGAAAAGATGGAAGAATAACAAAAGAAGATGCGGAAAATTATACACCAGCGATGGGTTCTGTGCCAAGCTATGCCAATAGAGGTACTGAAAGAAAAAAGTTGTCTTCGCTCAGAAGAAGATTAGCAGAACGATTGGTCTCTGTGAAAAATGAGACAGCGATGCTCACCACATTTAATGAAGTGGATATGACAGAAATCTTTGAGCTTCGAAAAAAATACAAAGAAGAATTCAAAGAAAAGCATGGTGTGAGCCTAGGTTTTATGTCTTTCTTCACCAAAGCCGTTACTAGAGCGCTGCAGGAATACCCAGAAGTTAATTCAATGATTGATGGAGATTACAAAGTTTTACATGACTTTATGGATATTTCTGTCGCTGTATCTGGACCAAAAGGTTTGATGGTTCCCGTTGTGAGAAATGCGGAGATGCTTACTTTTAGAGGAATTGAGCAAAACATCAGAGATTTAGCCATCAAAGTAAGGGATAATAAAATCAGTATTGATGAAATGACAGGAGGTACATTTACAATTACCAATGGAGGCGTATTTGGCTCGATGCTTTCTACACCAATTATTAATCCGCCACAATCTGCTATTTTAGGAATGCACAATATTGTAGAAAGACCTGTGGTGAAAAATGGAGGAATTTCGATTGCACCAATTATGTATGTAGCCCTTTCTTATGATCATAGAGTCATCGATGGAAGAGAATCAGTAGGATTCTTAGTCGCTGTAAAAGAAGCCATAGAAAATCCTGCTGAAATTTTGATGGGCGGGAATGATGATTCTTCTATCAGAAGAGCATTAGAATTATAG
- a CDS encoding ribonuclease HII: protein MKLSYQKKLLEAGLDEVGRGCLAGPVYAAAVILPWDYHSSILNDSKKLSKKNREKLAIEIKKEALSFGIGFCSAQEIDEINILNASFLAMHKALKKLKQQPGFLAVDGNRFKVYEQVPFQCCVKGDAHYLNIAAASVLAKTERDSFMEELHAEYPQYDWVNNKGYPTKKHREGILKTGISPYHRRSFQLIPPQLKLNI, encoded by the coding sequence ATGAAATTATCTTATCAAAAAAAACTATTAGAAGCAGGGCTAGACGAAGTCGGGCGAGGTTGTTTAGCTGGTCCAGTCTATGCGGCAGCAGTAATTCTACCTTGGGATTATCACTCCTCTATACTCAATGATTCTAAAAAATTATCTAAGAAAAATAGAGAAAAACTAGCGATAGAAATAAAAAAAGAAGCTTTAAGCTTCGGTATCGGGTTCTGTTCTGCACAAGAAATAGATGAAATAAATATTCTAAATGCCAGTTTTTTAGCAATGCACAAAGCTTTGAAAAAATTAAAACAACAGCCAGGGTTTCTAGCTGTAGACGGCAATCGATTTAAAGTTTATGAGCAAGTTCCCTTTCAATGCTGTGTAAAGGGCGACGCTCATTACCTTAATATAGCAGCGGCATCAGTTTTGGCCAAAACCGAAAGAGATTCCTTCATGGAAGAATTGCATGCAGAATATCCTCAGTATGATTGGGTAAATAATAAAGGCTACCCTACCAAGAAGCATCGCGAGGGGATTTTAAAGACAGGAATATCCCCCTACCATCGGAGGAGTTTTCAACTGATTCCACCCCAGCTGAAATTAAACATTTAA
- the coaD gene encoding pantetheine-phosphate adenylyltransferase — protein MQRIAVFPGSFDPITLGHFDIVKRAIPLFDKIIVAIGKNAQKNYMFSLEQRIDFLEKTFQGFPNVMIDTYEGLTVDYCKVKKANFILRGLRNPADFEFEKAIAHTNRALTHQELETVFLLTSSGKSYISSSIVRDVIRNKGDYSLLVPNSVKIN, from the coding sequence ATGCAAAGAATCGCCGTTTTCCCAGGCTCTTTTGATCCCATCACACTAGGTCACTTTGATATTGTAAAAAGAGCTATTCCTTTGTTTGATAAAATCATCGTAGCAATTGGTAAAAATGCTCAAAAAAACTATATGTTTTCACTAGAACAACGCATCGATTTTTTGGAGAAAACCTTTCAAGGTTTTCCTAATGTTATGATTGATACTTACGAGGGTTTAACCGTCGATTACTGCAAAGTGAAAAAGGCTAATTTTATTTTAAGAGGTTTAAGAAATCCAGCTGATTTTGAATTTGAAAAAGCTATCGCTCACACCAATCGTGCTCTAACTCACCAAGAGTTAGAAACCGTTTTTTTACTCACATCATCAGGGAAATCTTACATCAGCTCTAGCATCGTGCGTGACGTGATAAGGAATAAAGGCGACTATAGCCTCCTCGTACCTAATTCTGTGAAAATCAATTGA
- a CDS encoding D-alanine--D-alanine ligase, translating to MKNIAVVSGGFSDEHKVSLKSGQTILNHIDKNKFHAFDVQILSNIWQVVIDGKKFPIEKSDFSFTKNGQKIKFDCVFNIIHGTPGEDGYLQAYWDLVGQKYTGCGHYLSALTFNKKDCLAVLNKYGISTARSVYLRENNDYDVDEIIENLGLPCFVKPNQSGSSLGISKVKKKEDFSKALEIAFKEDQDILIEEFIDGTEVSVGVIEYKNEIIVPGITEIISYNDFFDYQAKYEGQSKEITPANIPSDLYEKISSTAIHIYKSLGLKGMSRSEFILRDNTPYFIEINTLPGFSPASILPQQLAYAKISIQDFITNEIESALKSLD from the coding sequence ATGAAAAATATTGCAGTCGTTTCAGGTGGTTTTTCAGACGAGCATAAAGTTTCTCTAAAAAGTGGACAAACAATTCTAAATCATATCGATAAAAATAAATTTCATGCTTTTGACGTGCAAATTCTAAGCAACATCTGGCAAGTCGTCATTGATGGAAAGAAATTTCCTATTGAAAAAAGCGATTTTTCTTTTACCAAAAATGGTCAAAAAATAAAATTTGATTGCGTTTTCAACATCATTCATGGGACGCCAGGCGAGGACGGGTATTTACAAGCATACTGGGATTTGGTGGGCCAAAAATACACAGGCTGCGGGCACTACCTCTCTGCACTGACTTTTAATAAAAAAGATTGCTTAGCCGTTTTAAATAAATATGGAATATCCACTGCTCGATCAGTTTATTTAAGAGAAAATAATGACTACGATGTTGACGAAATTATAGAAAATTTGGGCTTGCCTTGTTTTGTCAAACCCAACCAATCTGGGAGTAGTTTAGGCATTTCAAAAGTGAAAAAAAAGGAAGATTTTTCTAAGGCTTTAGAAATTGCATTCAAAGAAGATCAAGATATTTTAATCGAAGAATTTATCGACGGCACCGAGGTTTCGGTAGGTGTGATTGAGTACAAAAATGAAATAATAGTGCCTGGTATTACCGAAATTATTTCTTATAACGATTTCTTTGATTACCAAGCTAAATACGAAGGCCAATCTAAGGAAATTACACCAGCCAATATTCCATCAGATTTGTATGAAAAAATTTCTTCTACAGCCATTCATATTTATAAATCTTTGGGATTAAAGGGCATGTCGAGAAGTGAATTCATTCTACGAGACAACACTCCTTATTTCATAGAAATCAATACTTTACCAGGCTTTTCACCGGCAAGTATTCTCCCCCAGCAGCTGGCGTATGCTAAAATTAGCATTCAAGATTTCATTACCAATGAAATTGAATCTGCTTTAAAATCATTAGATTAG
- a CDS encoding PASTA domain-containing protein, translating into MKFFKALINWKFWLSLVLGALFLISIYFFTFKWLNDYTYHNIEVEVPDLSKMKIQEAMAKLDEMNLHYTIDSVKFTEDVEPFTVIDFYPAAGSQVKPGRKIFIKSNPSDYPPVELPNLIDKSKRMAFTQLAMRNLVVGDTIYEEDPARDAVLRVLYNNKVIQAGTSLPRGAKVDLVLGRGFSVDVNVPDLLGLSFQEAKRMLKERFFNLGNVTFLGESNDTILSSVVYQDPPSTDLYDEGLPVSIWLSDKNRGELRSKIDSMDILFRRKVSRDDSLYYNSVQNANKIDLSDLPEEIRNQVKHDERAKQNMELNKTQQAPAKPKIDTTGISIE; encoded by the coding sequence ATGAAATTTTTTAAAGCTTTAATAAATTGGAAGTTTTGGTTGTCTTTAGTTTTAGGCGCGCTTTTTCTGATTTCGATTTATTTTTTTACTTTTAAATGGTTGAATGATTATACCTACCATAATATAGAAGTAGAAGTGCCTGATTTGTCTAAGATGAAGATACAAGAAGCAATGGCAAAACTTGATGAGATGAATCTACATTATACTATAGACAGCGTTAAATTCACTGAAGATGTAGAGCCCTTTACGGTTATTGATTTTTACCCCGCAGCGGGTTCGCAGGTAAAACCAGGGCGAAAAATCTTTATAAAAAGCAACCCGAGCGACTACCCGCCAGTGGAGCTACCTAACTTGATAGATAAAAGTAAGCGAATGGCATTTACGCAATTAGCGATGCGAAATCTGGTGGTGGGTGATACGATTTATGAAGAAGACCCAGCAAGAGATGCCGTGTTGCGTGTTTTGTATAATAATAAGGTGATACAAGCGGGAACTTCCTTGCCACGAGGAGCAAAGGTTGATTTGGTCTTGGGGCGTGGCTTTAGTGTAGATGTAAATGTGCCAGATTTGTTGGGGTTGAGTTTTCAAGAAGCAAAACGAATGCTGAAGGAGCGATTTTTTAACTTAGGGAATGTTACATTTTTAGGTGAGAGCAATGATACGATTTTAAGTAGTGTTGTTTATCAAGACCCGCCATCTACTGATTTGTATGATGAAGGATTGCCTGTTTCCATTTGGTTATCAGATAAAAACAGAGGAGAGTTACGTTCAAAAATTGACTCAATGGATATTCTTTTCCGTAGGAAAGTGAGTAGAGACGATTCTTTATACTATAATTCTGTACAAAATGCAAATAAAATAGACCTTAGTGATTTGCCTGAAGAAATCAGAAATCAAGTGAAGCACGATGAGCGGGCAAAACAGAATATGGAATTGAACAAAACACAGCAGGCTCCTGCAAAACCTAAAATTGATACGACAGGAATTTCAATTGAATAG
- a CDS encoding RluA family pseudouridine synthase has protein sequence MQEFHERPEEDEDEEELYEHYRFRAEKGQKPLRVDKYLMNFIENASRNKIQQAAKAGNIWVNEEPVKQNYKVKANDIVKVVLSYPPKENQIIPQNIPVNIMYEDESLLLVNKEAGMVVHPGHGNYSGTLVNALKYHFDHLPSIQSELERPGLVHRLDKDTSGLLVIAKTEYAMDYLAKQFFERTTRRKYIALVWGNVESDEGTVKGNIGRNPSNRMQMAVLEEPEGKHAITHYKVLERFGYVTLVECRLETGRTHQIRVHMKHIGHTLFNDERYGGNQILKGTTFNKYKQFVQNCFETCPRQALHAKTLGFQHPVTKEEMKFNSEIPSDMQNLIEKWRGYAQSAIEA, from the coding sequence ATGCAAGAATTTCATGAAAGGCCAGAGGAAGATGAGGATGAAGAAGAGTTGTATGAACACTATAGATTCCGTGCAGAGAAAGGGCAGAAGCCACTTCGGGTAGATAAATATTTAATGAATTTTATAGAAAATGCTTCTAGAAATAAAATCCAACAAGCCGCCAAAGCTGGGAATATTTGGGTAAACGAAGAACCCGTAAAGCAAAACTACAAAGTAAAAGCCAATGACATCGTCAAAGTAGTTTTGAGCTATCCGCCCAAAGAAAATCAAATCATTCCGCAGAATATTCCAGTAAATATCATGTATGAAGATGAAAGTCTTTTACTAGTAAACAAAGAAGCTGGTATGGTAGTTCATCCCGGGCATGGAAACTACAGCGGGACACTCGTGAATGCTTTGAAGTACCATTTTGATCACTTACCTAGTATACAAAGTGAGTTAGAAAGACCAGGCTTAGTGCATCGGTTAGATAAAGATACCAGTGGGCTTTTGGTCATAGCTAAAACTGAATACGCAATGGATTATTTAGCCAAGCAGTTTTTTGAAAGAACAACCCGCAGAAAGTATATCGCACTAGTGTGGGGAAACGTAGAGTCGGATGAAGGAACGGTGAAAGGAAATATTGGTAGAAACCCTTCAAACCGAATGCAAATGGCAGTTTTGGAAGAGCCAGAAGGTAAACACGCCATTACACATTATAAAGTTTTAGAACGTTTTGGCTACGTAACTTTGGTAGAATGTCGTCTTGAGACAGGCAGAACTCACCAAATCCGAGTGCACATGAAACACATTGGGCATACTTTATTCAATGATGAAAGATATGGTGGAAATCAAATTCTGAAAGGCACAACCTTCAATAAATACAAGCAATTTGTGCAAAATTGCTTTGAGACATGCCCTCGGCAAGCCTTGCACGCCAAGACTTTAGGATTTCAGCACCCAGTGACGAAGGAAGAAATGAAATTTAACTCAGAAATCCCTTCTGATATGCAAAATTTAATTGAAAAATGGCGCGGCTATGCTCAATCAGCTATAGAAGCATAA
- a CDS encoding type B 50S ribosomal protein L31, with amino-acid sequence MRKDIHPENYRLVAFRDMSNEDTFITRSTAETKDTVEIDGVEYPLVKLEITSTSHPFYTGKMKLVDSAGRVDKFMNKYKKFKK; translated from the coding sequence ATGCGTAAAGATATACATCCAGAGAATTATCGATTAGTAGCGTTTAGAGACATGAGTAATGAAGATACGTTTATTACCCGTTCTACAGCTGAAACAAAAGATACCGTAGAAATAGATGGTGTTGAATATCCATTGGTGAAATTAGAAATTACATCTACATCACACCCTTTTTACACTGGTAAAATGAAGTTGGTTGACTCTGCGGGTAGAGTTGATAAGTTTATGAATAAGTATAAAAAGTTTAAGAAATAA
- a CDS encoding PLP-dependent cysteine synthase family protein: MKNKINQNILELVGNTPIVKLNKIVKDLPCPVFAKLEFFNPGHSSKDRIGLHIIEEAEKEGILKKGATIVETTSGNTGFSIAMASAVKGYKCILAVSDKTKEDKIAFLKALGAEVHVCPANVPAEDPRSYYETAKRIHQETPNSIYINQYFNLKNIDAHYLSTGPEIWEQTDGQITHLIAASGTGGTISGVGRYLKEKNPEIKIIGVDADGSVIRTYHETGELDKSKIKPYRIEGLGKNLIPGATDFSVIDEYVTVTDEDSAYCTRLLALEEGILAGYTSGAVIQGLREYKNRLSENDFAVVIFPDHGSRYMNKVYNNDWLKEQGFNQKEF; encoded by the coding sequence TTGAAAAATAAAATCAACCAAAATATTTTAGAATTGGTAGGTAATACGCCAATTGTAAAATTAAATAAGATTGTAAAAGATTTACCCTGCCCTGTTTTTGCAAAATTAGAATTTTTTAACCCTGGGCATTCATCAAAAGACCGAATTGGACTTCACATCATTGAAGAGGCAGAGAAAGAAGGCATCTTGAAGAAAGGAGCTACTATTGTAGAGACGACTTCTGGCAACACAGGTTTTAGTATTGCGATGGCAAGTGCGGTAAAAGGCTATAAATGTATACTTGCAGTTAGTGATAAGACAAAAGAAGACAAAATTGCTTTTCTGAAGGCTTTGGGCGCAGAAGTGCATGTTTGCCCAGCGAATGTACCAGCAGAAGACCCTAGAAGTTATTACGAAACGGCAAAGAGAATCCATCAAGAAACGCCCAATTCTATTTACATCAATCAATATTTTAATTTAAAAAACATTGATGCTCATTACTTGAGCACGGGGCCTGAGATTTGGGAGCAAACCGATGGACAAATCACGCATTTGATTGCAGCTTCAGGGACAGGCGGTACAATTTCTGGAGTGGGGCGCTACTTGAAAGAGAAAAATCCCGAGATTAAAATCATAGGAGTAGACGCTGATGGTTCTGTGATTAGAACTTATCATGAGACGGGAGAATTAGATAAGTCTAAAATTAAACCTTACAGGATTGAAGGTTTAGGGAAGAATTTGATTCCTGGGGCAACAGATTTTTCCGTCATAGACGAATATGTAACCGTGACGGATGAAGATAGTGCCTATTGCACTAGATTGTTAGCGCTAGAAGAAGGAATCTTGGCAGGGTACACAAGTGGAGCCGTTATTCAAGGGTTGAGAGAATATAAAAACAGATTATCTGAAAATGATTTTGCTGTAGTGATATTCCCTGACCACGGCTCTAGGTATATGAATAAAGTTTATAATAATGATTGGCTGAAAGAACAAGGCTTTAATCAAAAGGAATTTTAG
- a CDS encoding SDR family oxidoreductase → MIKYAVVTGVSSGIGKATAQKFLEKGFFVFGSVRKREDAQEFEQNFPETFQTLVFDTTNYSAVDQAVQQIEERIGKQGLSVLVNNAGVAKYGPIQYVDIEELRNQFEINVFAPIYFTQKLLPLLGASKEAKWKGKLFIISSTAGVMTRPMLGPYSASKHAIEAVFDALRREMMLYGLDVIIIEPGPIKTEIWGKAKSKENPYVDTDYELIFEKLDEAVNKIEKVGLPVEAVSNKIWEIYKSPKPKTRYVIAPKKLFFKAAMYLLPDKTLDKIFFKDLKKIMNK, encoded by the coding sequence ATGATAAAATATGCAGTAGTGACTGGAGTTTCATCTGGAATAGGTAAAGCAACCGCTCAGAAATTTTTAGAAAAAGGATTTTTTGTGTTTGGAAGTGTGAGAAAAAGAGAAGATGCACAAGAATTTGAACAAAATTTTCCCGAAACGTTCCAGACATTGGTTTTTGATACAACAAACTACTCTGCTGTAGATCAAGCTGTTCAGCAAATTGAAGAAAGAATTGGTAAACAAGGTTTGAGCGTTTTGGTAAATAATGCAGGTGTAGCTAAGTATGGCCCAATTCAATACGTGGATATAGAAGAGTTGAGAAATCAATTTGAAATTAATGTATTTGCACCGATTTACTTTACACAAAAACTTTTACCTTTATTGGGCGCATCCAAAGAAGCCAAATGGAAAGGAAAACTTTTCATAATTAGCTCTACTGCTGGCGTGATGACTAGGCCTATGCTTGGCCCTTACTCAGCTTCAAAGCATGCTATTGAAGCAGTATTTGATGCGTTACGCAGAGAGATGATGTTGTATGGGCTAGATGTTATCATTATAGAACCAGGGCCAATCAAAACAGAAATTTGGGGGAAAGCAAAAAGCAAAGAAAATCCTTACGTAGACACTGATTATGAATTGATTTTTGAAAAATTGGATGAAGCAGTGAATAAAATTGAAAAAGTAGGATTACCAGTAGAAGCCGTTTCTAATAAAATTTGGGAAATTTATAAAAGCCCCAAACCCAAGACAAGATATGTAATAGCGCCTAAAAAATTATTTTTTAAAGCAGCGATGTATCTCTTGCCAGATAAGACTTTAGATAAAATTTTCTTTAAAGATTTAAAAAAAATAATGAATAAATAA